GCGAGCCGCCGAGGAACGCCGCGCCGCCCGCTCCGATTCCGCGACCCGCTGACCTGCGCCGACGCACGATTGCCCAGGTCAGGGCGCACACGTCCCGCTTGACACGCGCACCTCCCTTCGGAGTAACTAAGGCGTCCCCGCGCCCTTCGCGGGTCTCCGCCCAGGCGGGAGCGAGCGGAGGGGACGTCAGAGGGGCCCCAGGGGGCCCAGGAGACCCAGTAGAGAACGCTGGAATAACCCGTCTGCGCGGGCAGACCGGGCCAAACAGTGGCCCCAACGGTCTCCTGGGCCCTCGACGAGGGCTCTCCCGACTGCCGTGCCGTGGCCCCGCCGCGGGCGGGCGGGAATGGACTCGCAGCGCCGCCGGTTCCGTCAGCGGTTGACGATGCCGGGCCTATGCTCCGGCCCCGAACGAGGCGGTGATCGGTGACACGGGCGGATCAGACGATCGGCGCTGGAGCCACGATGAGCGACGAAGAGTTCGAGGACGAGGACGTCGAGCTAGAGGAGGCTTCCCCCGACGAGGAGGAGCTCGAGGACGACGACGAGGTCCTCGACGACGACGTCGAGATCGAGGACGACGCCGACCTCGAGATCGCCGAGCCGGTCGAGGAGGAGGCCGCCGTGGTCGCGCCGCCGGCGCCGGTCGACAAGGTCGCGCGCGAGACCGAGGAAGAGGACGAGGACGTCCTCGACCTCGACGAGGAGCTCCACCCCGACGACGTGGAAGCGCCGCTCGACGCGCTGCTGCAGGAGCGCACCGCCAGCGCCACGCTCGAGGACGAAGAGGAGGAGCTCGAGGAGGAGGAGCCCGACACCGACGAGCGCGGCGACGGCCCGACGAAGATCGTGCCCCGCCGCCCGGGCGAGTTCCTCTGCTCGTCGTGCTTCCTCGTGCTGCCTCGCAACCAGCTGGCTGACGAGGAGCGGATGCTCTGCCGCGACTGCGTCTGAGCCGTCGCCCCGGCCGGGGCCAGGCTCGCACCCAGCTGCGCCTCCTCGCCGCTGTCGCCTCCGGCGTCCTCCTCGCCCTCTCGTACCCGCCCGTGGGCGCGGGCCCGCTGGCCCTCGTGGCCCTCGTGCCCCTCCTCTGGGCCTGGCGGGGCGCCTCCGCCTGGTCGGCGGCTCGGGACGGCTTCGTGTTCGCGGTCGTGTTCCTCGGCATCCTGCTGGTCGGCCTCACCCACACCGGCTTCACGGGCACGGTCTCGCTCATCGTCGCCGCCGGGCTCTACTACGCGCTCACGGGGGCCCTCGTCGCCGGGTTCGCTCGCGGGGGCCTGCGGTCGCCCTTCCTCACCGCCGCGGTATGGGTGTTCCTGGAGGCGCTGCGGGGGCGCTGGCCCCTCGGCGGGCTGGCGTGGGGCGAGCTCGGCGTCGCGCTCCACGACGTCACCGTGGCGCGTGCGCTCGCCAGCCTCGGCGGGGTCCTGCTCGTCACCTTCGCGGTGGTGGCGTGCAACGCGCTCGTGCTCGACCTCGGCGCCTCGCTGTGGTCGCGCCGAACCCGGCCCCTGGCCCTCGCCGCCGTGGCGCTCGCCGGCCTCGTCGTCACCGCGGCGATCGCCGACGCGGCGCGATACGAGCCGCGCCCGACCGGGCAGCTGCGCGTCGCGCTCCTCCAGGCCGATGACCGCCCGGGGCGCACGACCGCCGAGCAGTCCGCCGACGCCGCGCTCACCGAGGCGCACTTCGCCCTCGCGGCGCGGCTGCGGGGGCGTTTCGACCTCATCGTGTTCCCGGAATCGTCGCTCGTCGACGACCCCGAGGAGGATCCAGCGCTGCGGCAGCGGATCGTCGCGCTGGCCGTCGCCCACGACGCCGTCGTGGTCGTGAACGCGCGCTACCCGGGCACGAACGGGCGCCTCTACAACGCCAACCTCGCCTACGCGCCGGACGGCCGGCTGCTCGGCGTGTACGCCAAGCAGCACCTGGTCCCGTTCGGCGAGTACGTGCCCCTCCGTCGGCAGCTGACCTTCATCAGCGATCTCCGGCAGATCCCCTACGACTTCACCGCCGGCACGCGCCGGGTTCTCTTCCGCGCTCACGGACACCGTTTCGGGACCGTGATCTGCTACGAGTCGGCGTACGCCCCGCTCGTGCGTGACTTCGTCCGCGACGGCGCCGAGGCCCTCGTCGTCAGCACCAGCGACCGCTCGTACGGCCGCTCCGGCATGGCCGCGACCCACGTCGCCATCGGTCAGATGCGCGCCGCCGAGACCGGCCGCCCGGTCCTCCACGACGCCATCTCGGGGGAGACCGCGGTCATCGACGCCAGCGGTCGCCGGGTGCGCCACACCGCGCTGTTCACGAAGGCGGTCGTCACCGCCACCGTGACCACGACCACCGGCGAGACCCCGTTCGTCCGCTTCGGCGAGTGGGTCCTCGGCGGCGCCGCCCTCGCCCTCCTCGGGGCCGCCCTCGCCGTCGCCGGCCGAGAGCTCCGTCGCGCTCGCCCGTAGACTCGGGCCCCGCGGAGGGAGCGAGCGGGAGAGGAGGCGTGGTGCCCGACGACCGACCGGTCACCGAGAAGGCCGTGGACCTGCTCGTCTACGGGCCGATCGGCCTGGCCATGTACGTCCGCGACACCGCACCCTCCTTCCTGAAGCTCTTCGTCGCCCGCGGCCGCTCGGTGGTCGACGACCAGCGCAAGACCGTCGAGGGCCACCTCGGTCAGGCCCGCTCCGTGGGCGAGGTGGCCAGCGCCTACGGCGGCCCGCAGGTCTGGCGCGTGGTCAGCGACCGCCTCGCCCAAGCGCGGAGCCGCGCCGAGGAGGCCCTGGAGGCACTCGGCACGCTGGCCAGCACCGTCGAGCCGCCCTCGGCCCCCGCGCCCGCGCCGCGACCGCCCGCGGCCGACGGCGCCGGCGCCGGCCTCGCCATCCCGGACTACGACCAGCTCTCGGCGTCCCAGGTCGTCGACCGCCTCGAGGGGCTGTCTCGGGGCGAGCTCGACGTCATCCGCGACTACGAGACGAGGCACCGGGCCCGCAACACCGTCCTCGGCAAGATCGAGCAACTCACGCGCCCGATCGGCTGAGCGGCCCGTGGAGCGCTGCCGGCCAGCCGAGCCCGCGGACCTCGAGCGGCTCGTGGCCCTGGCCCGCGAGCTGCACGGCGAGCTCGCGGTCATGCGCGGCGGCGAGATCTGGGCCGCGCGGGATGCTCGCCGCGAGCCGCTCGAGCCCGGCCTGGCCGCCCAGCTCGACGACCCGGCCGCCTGCGTGCTCGTCGGCCTCATCGACGACGTCGTCGTGGGCTACGCCGTGCTGGTCCTCGAGCCGCTCGTGACGGGCGACGTGCTCGGCCGGATCACCGACCTCTTCGTCGAGGCGCCGGCCCGCGAGGTCGGCGTGGGCGAGGCGCTCAGCGACGGGCTGCTCGCGTTCGCGGCCGAGCACGACGCCGTCGGCGTCGACGCGCTCGCCCTGCCCGGCCACCGGGCCACGAAGAACTTCTTCGAGGAGCAGGGCTTCACCGCCCGGGCCCTGACCATGCACCGGCCGGCCGCGCATCGGTGACGACCCCGGAGCTGGCCGTCGGCGCCGTCGCCGTCGTCGACGACCGCATCCTCCTCGTGCGACGCGGCCACGGACCCGCGGCGGGGGAGTGGGCCGTGCCGGGCGGGCGGGTCGAGGCCGGCGAGCCGGTGACGCACGCGGTGGTGCGCGAGGTCGCCGAGGAGACCGGCCTCGAGGCGGTCGTCGGGGAGCTGCTCGGATGGGTCGAGCGCTTCGACGACGGCCACCACTTCGTGATCCTCGACTTCGCGGTCACGGTGCTCGACGCCGACGCGCCGCTGCGCGCCGGGGACGACGCCGCCGAGGCGGCGTGGGTGCCGCTCGGTGAGCTCGGCGACTATCGGCTGGTCTCGGGGCTCGTCGAGTTCCTGCGGGACACCGGGATCCAGTAGCCGGGGCGGCGCCGGTGGCGGTCAGCCGACCCGGGTCCGGCCCGCGCTGGCGGCGGCGTCGAGCTCGTCGCCGACGAGGGCGATCGCATCCACCACCGTGTCGACCGAGGCCCACGCGCGCGGGTCGTCGGGCTCCCAGCCCCACTCGCCGGTGCGAACCCGGATCGCCCGCATCCCGAGCCGAGCCGGGCCGGTGACGTCCTTCGCCGCCCGGTCCCCGACGTACACCGCGTCGGCGGCGGCCACGCCGAGGTCGTCGAGCGCGCGACGGAACGGCAACGGGTCGGGCTTGCGGTGGGCGCGGCCCCACTCGTCGCTGAGCACCACGGTCGCGAACCGCGGGCCCAGCCCGAGGGCGGCGAGCTTGTGCCGCTGCACGATCGGGTCGCCGTCCGAGACGAGGCCGAGCGGGACGCGGCGCCCCAGCTGCTCGAGCGCCGCCGCCGCGCCCGGGTACGGGTCGAGGCGAGCGGGCGCGTGGGCCCGGAAGGCGGCCACGAGCGGCGCCACGGGCACGCTGGAGGCGCCGAGGAGCGCCAGCGCCTGGTCGATGATCCCGCCCCGGTCGGTCCCGACCGCGGCGACGTCGCGGAGCAGCCGCTCGAACTCGGCGGTGTCGACCCCCCACGTGCGGGCGCGGGCGGCGACGACGTGCCACGCGCCGTCGAGCCACTCCTGCTGGGGGTACAGCGTGTCGTCGAGGTCGAAGAGGACGGCGGCGATCACGGCGCGGCCCCCTCGAGCGCGGGCAGGCCGGCGTCGAGCTGCGGCTCGGTGAGGGTCAGCAGGTCCCGGGTGCGGGGCTCGTCGAGGAGGGCCGCGACCCGGGCGGCGACGTGGCCGTCGCCGTAGGGGCACGGGACGGCCGCGACGCGTGCCTGCGCCTCGGGGCGGCTGAAGTCGGCGGCGGCGGCGACGGCGCGGGCCGGATCGAGCCCGGTCAGCACGGCGATCCCCGCCTGCACGCCCTCCCAGCGGGGCGTCGACCGACGCAGCACGACGCAGGGCACGCCGTACCAGGCGGCCTCCTCCTGCAGCCCGCCGGAGTCGGTGACCACGACCCGGGCCGCGGCGACGGCGGCGAGCATGGCGGGGTAGGGGAGGGGCTCGCTGAGCTCGACGTCGGGAGCGGCGGCGAGCGCGGCGAGCCGCCCGGCCGTCCGCAGCCGGTCGTGGGTGCGGGGATGGACGGGGAAGCGCACCGGTCCGACCGTGGCGGCGAGGCCGCGCACGCAGTCGACGAGGCGCGCCAGCCGGTCCGGGTCGTCGACGTTCGTGGCCCGGTGAGCGGTGACGACGACCCCGGCGCGCCCGGCCGGGTCTCGGCGGGTCGGTCCGTGGACCCGCAACGTGTCGGTGATCGGGTTGCCGACGACGTGGAGACGCTCGGCGGGGACGCCCTCGAGGTCGAGGAACTGCGCCGCCATCGGCGTCGGCGCCAGGTGCAGCGAGGTCACGGCGGCCACGGCCCGACGGTTCACCTCCTCGAGCGACCGCTCGTTGAACGACCGCAGGCCCGCCTCGAGGTGGATGACCGGCACTTGGTGGCGACGGGCGGCCAGCGCCACGAGCGGCACCGTCGACGTGTCCCCGAGCAGCAGCACGGCGTCGGGTCGCCGATGGGCGATGGTCTCGTAGGCGTGCGCGAGCAGCGCGCCCACCCGCGCCGGCTCGGGGGCCGGCAGGGACCAGCGCTCGTCCGGCGTCAGGCCGAGGTCGAGGAAGAACCGGCCCGCGAGGCGCGGGTCGTCGTGCTGGCCGGTCGCGACGACGTGCACGTCGTGGCGCGCGTCGCGCAACGCCGCGACGACCGGGGCGAGCTTCACGATCTCGGGGCGGGTGCCGCACGGCACGAGGAGCCGCATCACGACGACTCGAAGTGCTCGCGGAAGGACCGGATCATGCGCACGCCGGGCCGGTGCTCGAGGCGCGCCGACTGGATGGGCAGGCCGAGGGCGCCCCGCACGTACTGCCCGACGAGGTCGGCGCCGGCGGCCAGCGACAGCGGGAGCCCGCCGGAGAAGCGCGGGTTGACCTCGACGACGGTGACGGCCCCGTCGTCGACGAAGCCTTGGAGGTTCAGGATCCCGTCGAGGCCGACGGTGGCGACGGTGCGGGCGACGAGGGCGTTCACGGCGGGGCTCACGAAGGTCTCGCCCCTCGTGCTGATCCCGGCCTTCGTCTCGAGCCGCCAGCGCGGCACGCACGCCGCGACCCGGCCGTCCCGGTCGACGAGGACGTCGGCGGTGAACTCGCGGCCCTCGGCGCGGGTCTGCACGATCGGCTCCGGGGTCCGGCGGCACGCCCACGCCACCGCCTCGGGCTCGTCCACGACGTGCACGTCCCGCGAGCCGCGCCCGAAGCGCGGCTTCACGACCCAGGGGCCCTCCAGCGTTGACGGCCCGCCGAGCGCGGTGGGCGGCGTCGGGATCCCGTCGTCGTGGAGGACCCGCGCGAACTTCCACTTGTCGAGGCTGACCTCCACGGCGGCCATGGGCGGCAGCCACGCCGCCACGCCCCGTGCCGTCAGCTCGGGCCGGAGCTCGCTGAGGGCCGCCAGCTCCTCGCTGACGGTCGTGACGAGCACCGCCGGGCGCGTCACGTCGACGAGCGCGAGCACCGCGGCGCCGAACCTCGGGTCGCTGGCGGCCGGGAGCACGGCCCGATCGGCCACCATCCGCAGCCCCGGGGCGTCGGCGTCGGCGTCCGCCGCGACGGGGGTGTGGCCGCTCTGCGCCAGGGCGCGCAGCACGGCAACGCCCGCCGGGCCGCCGGCCCCGGTGACGACGACCGTCGTCACGGTCGAGCCTCCTCGTCGCGAGGCGCGTCCCAGTGGATCGGGGCCGGCCCGGCGTCGAGCTGGATCGTCGACGGCCGGGCGGGCTCGGGCGCCGGTCGCGGCGCGGGCGGAGGCAGGGGCGGCGTGGCGGCCTCCGGGGCCGCAGGCGGGCGGCCGCCGGCGCCGTTCGCCGGCTGGGGGAGCCGCGGCCCACCCATGTCGGAGAGGCGCGTCACGGCCGGCCCGAAGCTCCGCACGGGCTGGCCCTGGTAGCCGAGCTCGTCGCTGGCCCACCGGCGCACCTGGGTCACGCGGGGCGGCCCGCTGGGCTCCCACTGCCGGCGGGCGATCGCCAAGGCGATCGAGCGTCGCACCCGCTCGTCGTCCTCGTGCGCCATCGCCGAGAGGAGGGGGCGGGCGGCTCGGCGGAGCCCCAGCTCCACGAACTGGTGCCCCGCGCGCGCTCGTTCCACGGCTTCGGTGGCGACGCGGAGGCGACGCTGGAGCCGCGACCGCTCGAGCCGGCGGGCGACGAGGCGCCACGCCGCCGCGCCCACGATGGCGGCGCTGCCGCCGGCGATGAGGAGCAGCTGGGGGTCAGCCGCCATGTCCGCTCTCCCTCAGGAGGACGCGGTTGCTCGGCAGCAGGACCCACAGGTAGAGCGTGAAGCCGCCCAGCACGTAGAGGAGGCCGAACGCGGTGCCGACCCAGTCGTGGAACACGGTGAGGCTCTGCGCGCCGCTGCGCATGCCGACGTAGGTCGACAGCCCGATGCGCACGAAGTTGCACGCCACCACCAGGGTGCCGGCGGCGAGGAAGGCCAGGAGGCGGCGCGCCACCGACCCGCCGACGACGAAGACCGTGATGGCGGCGAAGCCGA
The Acidimicrobiia bacterium DNA segment above includes these coding regions:
- a CDS encoding DUF4193 family protein, whose product is MSDEEFEDEDVELEEASPDEEELEDDDEVLDDDVEIEDDADLEIAEPVEEEAAVVAPPAPVDKVARETEEEDEDVLDLDEELHPDDVEAPLDALLQERTASATLEDEEEELEEEEPDTDERGDGPTKIVPRRPGEFLCSSCFLVLPRNQLADEERMLCRDCV
- the wecB gene encoding UDP-N-acetylglucosamine 2-epimerase (non-hydrolyzing) → MRLLVPCGTRPEIVKLAPVVAALRDARHDVHVVATGQHDDPRLAGRFFLDLGLTPDERWSLPAPEPARVGALLAHAYETIAHRRPDAVLLLGDTSTVPLVALAARRHQVPVIHLEAGLRSFNERSLEEVNRRAVAAVTSLHLAPTPMAAQFLDLEGVPAERLHVVGNPITDTLRVHGPTRRDPAGRAGVVVTAHRATNVDDPDRLARLVDCVRGLAATVGPVRFPVHPRTHDRLRTAGRLAALAAAPDVELSEPLPYPAMLAAVAAARVVVTDSGGLQEEAAWYGVPCVVLRRSTPRWEGVQAGIAVLTGLDPARAVAAAADFSRPEAQARVAAVPCPYGDGHVAARVAALLDEPRTRDLLTLTEPQLDAGLPALEGAAP
- a CDS encoding ATP-grasp domain-containing protein encodes the protein MTTVVVTGAGGPAGVAVLRALAQSGHTPVAADADADAPGLRMVADRAVLPAASDPRFGAAVLALVDVTRPAVLVTTVSEELAALSELRPELTARGVAAWLPPMAAVEVSLDKWKFARVLHDDGIPTPPTALGGPSTLEGPWVVKPRFGRGSRDVHVVDEPEAVAWACRRTPEPIVQTRAEGREFTADVLVDRDGRVAACVPRWRLETKAGISTRGETFVSPAVNALVARTVATVGLDGILNLQGFVDDGAVTVVEVNPRFSGGLPLSLAAGADLVGQYVRGALGLPIQSARLEHRPGVRMIRSFREHFESS
- the lnt gene encoding apolipoprotein N-acyltransferase, whose protein sequence is MRLLAAVASGVLLALSYPPVGAGPLALVALVPLLWAWRGASAWSAARDGFVFAVVFLGILLVGLTHTGFTGTVSLIVAAGLYYALTGALVAGFARGGLRSPFLTAAVWVFLEALRGRWPLGGLAWGELGVALHDVTVARALASLGGVLLVTFAVVACNALVLDLGASLWSRRTRPLALAAVALAGLVVTAAIADAARYEPRPTGQLRVALLQADDRPGRTTAEQSADAALTEAHFALAARLRGRFDLIVFPESSLVDDPEEDPALRQRIVALAVAHDAVVVVNARYPGTNGRLYNANLAYAPDGRLLGVYAKQHLVPFGEYVPLRRQLTFISDLRQIPYDFTAGTRRVLFRAHGHRFGTVICYESAYAPLVRDFVRDGAEALVVSTSDRSYGRSGMAATHVAIGQMRAAETGRPVLHDAISGETAVIDASGRRVRHTALFTKAVVTATVTTTTGETPFVRFGEWVLGGAALALLGAALAVAGRELRRARP
- a CDS encoding GNAT family N-acetyltransferase, encoding MERCRPAEPADLERLVALARELHGELAVMRGGEIWAARDARREPLEPGLAAQLDDPAACVLVGLIDDVVVGYAVLVLEPLVTGDVLGRITDLFVEAPAREVGVGEALSDGLLAFAAEHDAVGVDALALPGHRATKNFFEEQGFTARALTMHRPAAHR
- a CDS encoding exosortase/archaeosortase family protein, whose product is MNRRMLTVLLRLALAFGATFGLFWLLVDPARDVEATAVSTVFRSLGFERASQSFGHQILVLPPHSAPFLATISTSCSALAAVLGFAAITVFVVGGSVARRLLAFLAAGTLVVACNFVRIGLSTYVGMRSGAQSLTVFHDWVGTAFGLLYVLGGFTLYLWVLLPSNRVLLRESGHGG
- a CDS encoding NUDIX domain-containing protein, with translation MTTPELAVGAVAVVDDRILLVRRGHGPAAGEWAVPGGRVEAGEPVTHAVVREVAEETGLEAVVGELLGWVERFDDGHHFVILDFAVTVLDADAPLRAGDDAAEAAWVPLGELGDYRLVSGLVEFLRDTGIQ
- a CDS encoding HAD family hydrolase produces the protein MIAAVLFDLDDTLYPQQEWLDGAWHVVAARARTWGVDTAEFERLLRDVAAVGTDRGGIIDQALALLGASSVPVAPLVAAFRAHAPARLDPYPGAAAALEQLGRRVPLGLVSDGDPIVQRHKLAALGLGPRFATVVLSDEWGRAHRKPDPLPFRRALDDLGVAAADAVYVGDRAAKDVTGPARLGMRAIRVRTGEWGWEPDDPRAWASVDTVVDAIALVGDELDAAASAGRTRVG